The segment TTTTGTTTCTACCGCTCCCGCTAATTTTTATCATACACAACTTTGACAATTCTGAGGAGCAACTTGTATAGTTCAAAAACTTTGAATACTGTATCTTGATGGTACATTGTACTACAGTAGTGCTCACATTTggaaagtactccctccgttccgatTTATAGGCCGTTTTGGCATTTTTAGatacatatttttttttatatatctagaaattttgcatatctaggtgcatagcaaaagctatgtacctagaaaagccaaaacaaccTATAATTTGGGACAAAGAGGTAATATGATCACTGAACTGTTAAAATAATACACAGTTTTGACTTGTACACCAATATCAGCTAATATGGGAGCATGTTTACCATCATACATTCCAGAAGTCAGGTAGCACAGAAAAGACGGTGAAATCATAACTTTTTTTTATAGACTAGTCTTACATAAAATTAGAAGATCACATGAATTCCGTACAATTTTATTTTACATGGTAGCTCACGAATTCATCAGTTCAACCTTTTTCTTTTGTACAACAGCACTAAATAACATGAAAGTGACACCTTTTCCAGACCCCCTTCATCCAGTAGCTCCTTCCATTCATTCCTCTCGAGCTTGATTGACATCCATATTTGGGCTCTCCACTTCATCTGGAAAGCGGCCTGCATATTTGTAGATAAGACAGAACTCTCAATAAGCAGGTGCTATAGAACAGAGCAGAACGATGAAATGTCTCGAAATTGTTCTGATTTCTAGCAGTTGTTATGCAGCCGTTTCAGTTCAGAATTGAGCATATCCGAATAGCGAAATGGAGATGCCAAATAGTCAAATTTTTACCTTGGATGAAGTAGGTCGAGCATGGGTACCCGCGGGAGTCGCCGACGACGGCGCGGGCCTCGTCGGTGGAGAGCCCCCGCCTCGGCGCTGCCGAGGAGCCGGTGAGCCCGCCACCGTGGCCGAGAAGCGCGAGAATCCCCTGGGCCATGCCAGCGGGCCGGGGCGGCACGAAGTAGGATGTCCCGGGCCGGAAGGGCGCCCAGTCGGGCTCAGCCGCCCGCGCCATGGCGCTGTCGATCGCCTCCTCCAACCGCCGGGACAGCGCGGAGGCGTCCGCCGCAGGCGCAGAAGGCCCCGCGGCGTCCTCTTCGAGAACCTCCGCCGCAGGCCGGCGAGTGTGGTTGTGCCGGCGGCTCAGAACCACGCCGGGCTGGGCCCCGAGGCGGCGCGCCAGGACCGCTGCTGCCCGGGAGGAGAGCACGCGCGCCATGGATTCCGGAGTCGGAGCGGGCAGCCTGGGAGACGGAGCAGCGGCAGGTTGTGTCCGACGGCGAGCTGGTGCGGCGTCTCGCGAagcttggggttcttcttggGAAGAGAAGTGGGGAGCGTCGGGTAAATATAGCAGATACTCAAGGGCTTTTCCGTAAAAGGGTCGGTGGTCGGTTCTGAATCGGGTGCGTCCGTGCGTGTCGTTTTGGACGGAAACCGGCAAACCGCAGGCTGTCTCCGCCGGTTTCTCTCAGGGGTATTTCCGTAATAATCAAATGTTTACAAGGGGGGTAATCAGAACATTAGCAGCCGCCCACAACCGCCTTAACCCTCACGCAACTGCCTCCTTAGCGGCGGCGCGAAACACCGACGACGCGGCTTCTCTCTGATTTGCGAGCGCGGTCGGAGGAGCTAGGGTTTTCGGCGCGGCGAGATGTCGGCGTACGACGAGGTGGAGATCGAGGACATGGAGTGGAACGCGGAGCTGAAGGCGTACACGTACCCGTGCCCCTGCGGCGACCTGTTCCAGATCACGCTCGACGACCTCCGCCTCGGGGAGGAGATTGCGCGCTGCCCCTCGTGCTCCCTCTTCCTCACCGTCGTATACAACGCCGAGGACTTCGCCGACGCCAAGGAGCCGACGACCCAGAAGCCGTCCCCGAGCCCAGTCGCCGTCGCCTGATGTGGCCCGTGCACGGCGAGATGGTGAGGCCCCTGTTTCCTGGGAGTTTCTGTACTCGCTCTGAAATTTCGCCTTTGTTATATGTCTCGTTTGGACCAATCTGTAGCTATGAAGTTTTGGGTGCAGTAAGATTGGGGATTGAAATTCAGCTAGGAAATTTGTTTCAAGCCTAGCGCTGTGGTTGGATTATTGCCCTTTCT is part of the Sorghum bicolor cultivar BTx623 chromosome 10, Sorghum_bicolor_NCBIv3, whole genome shotgun sequence genome and harbors:
- the LOC8061577 gene encoding uncharacterized protein LOC8061577 yields the protein MARVLSSRAAAVLARRLGAQPGVVLSRRHNHTRRPAAEVLEEDAAGPSAPAADASALSRRLEEAIDSAMARAAEPDWAPFRPGTSYFVPPRPAGMAQGILALLGHGGGLTGSSAAPRRGLSTDEARAVVGDSRGYPCSTYFIQGRFPDEVESPNMDVNQAREE
- the LOC8069378 gene encoding diphthamide biosynthesis protein 3 codes for the protein MSAYDEVEIEDMEWNAELKAYTYPCPCGDLFQITLDDLRLGEEIARCPSCSLFLTVVYNAEDFADAKEPTTQKPSPSPVAVA